In Harmonia axyridis chromosome 6, icHarAxyr1.1, whole genome shotgun sequence, a single window of DNA contains:
- the LOC123682287 gene encoding slowpoke-binding protein isoform X5 produces the protein MKVQPKQTVHTDSNSWLFGGCVVFGLVIIGLALLLIRKCRSSSTQKHEYSALKTDGGCEKYRLEKQAKTGTFLACKQYLADNDRYELNGQLCNLGSRVDKHWFTVQDNVLGAERLLVLLPLPSTCPILPNENNKRNLLELFRGLQHPYIHPILDIEFWEAGAGLVMPLNPDGSLRDLIYGSPWQEEYSEKYHGRGEGLPLKTIQCLGRQILEGLLFLRNRDYPPFHHLHSGNVIIQNGVARIAGLENTLFGLPPKPPSPFETIAFGYLLYEMASGYELTAPPTAAHLQLELERSPKVAETIDLIFQNPRPPTLEEVIYSELFRGVELRELRGAAIIQNRLSPEVIELLEVVRNPVPPSPVRRKDVIVVIEERRLEDILEEDNEDSDTNSNADADAR, from the exons ATCTTCGTCAACACAAAAACATGAATATAGCGCTCTGAAGACAGATGGCGGTTGTGAGAAATATAGACTGGAGAAACAAGCGAAAACCGGCACCTTCCTTGCCTGTAAGCAATACTTAGCTGATAATGACAGATACGAGCTGAATGGTCAATTGTGCAACCTAGGTTCAAGAGTAGATAAACATTG GTTTACCGTCCAAGATAACGTACTTGGTGCTGAAAGACTTCTCGTCCTTCTACCATTGCCGTCCACATGTCCTATTCTACCGAACGAGAACAACAAGAGGAACCTATTGGAGTTGTTCAGAGGCCTTCAACATCCCTACATCCATCCAATTTTAGATATCGAATTCTGGGAAGCTGGAGCAGGTCTAGTTATGCCTTTGAACCCAGACGGTAGCTTGAGAGATCTCATATACGGCTCTCCTTGGCAAGAGGAGTACAGTGAAAAGTACCATGGTAGAGGGGAAGGTTTACCTCTGAAAACG ATACAATGCCTTGGTCGCCAGATTTTGGAGGGTCTCCTCTTCCTCCGAAACCGAGACTACCCCCCTTTCCATCACCTCCATTCTGGCAACGTAATAATCCAGAACGGAGTCGCCCGAATAGCAGGCCTGGAGAACACCCTCTTCGGCCTCCCTCCAAAACCTCCAAGTCCCTTCGAAACCATAGCCTTCGGCTACTTGCTCTACGAGATGGCCTCGGGCTACGAACTGACTGCACCTCCAACCGCCGCCCACCTCCAATTGGAGTTGGAGAGGTCGCCGAAGGTTGCAGAAACGATAGACCTGATTTTCCAGAATCCCAGGCCGCCCACGTTGGAGGAAGTGATATACAGCGAGCTGTTCAGGGGGGTGGAGCTCAGGGAGTTGAGAGGGGCTGCTATTATCCAGAATAGGCTGTCGCCGGAGGTTATTGAGCTGTTGGAGGTAGTGAGGAACCCTGTGCCTCCTTCGCCGGTGAGGCG AAAAGATGTGATCGTGGTGATAGAGGAGAGGAGGTTAGAGGACATTCTAGAAGAAGACAACGAAGATAGTGATACAAATAGTAACGCTGACGCTGACGCTAGGTAG
- the LOC123682289 gene encoding fibroblast growth factor 1-like — MSSESYGYGQKMRLFSETGYHLTIRNGGRVEGSQEEEDPECFLELVSAGPGLVQIKGMESNLCLCFDDEGQLYGESEHSHDGSVFHETLEGLYNAYKSVKYPDWFVGIKKNGKPKPGPKTGYGQKAVRFLPRRLHF; from the exons ATGAGCAGTGAGTCATACGGCTATGGACAAAAGATGAGATTGTTCTCTGAAACTGGCTACCATTTGACCATAAGAAATGGTGGAAGGGTGGAAGGatcacaagaagaagaagatccaGAAT GTTTCTTGGAGTTGGTCAGTGCAGGACCGGGATTGGTTCAGATAAAAGGTATGGAAAGTAATCTTTGTCTTTGTTTCGACGACGAAGGCCAACTTTACGGAGAA TCAGAACACTCACATGATGGTTCAGTCTTCCATGAGACTCTAGAGGGTCTCTACAATGCTTATAAGTCCGTTAAGTACCCTGATTGGTTCGTGGGTATCAAAAAGAATGGTAAACCAAAGCCAGGACCAAAAACAGGATATGGCCAGAAGGCTGTGAGGTTTTTACCTAGAAGACTACATTTTTGA